One segment of Micromonospora parathelypteridis DNA contains the following:
- a CDS encoding carbohydrate ABC transporter permease, with amino-acid sequence MAQDSGTRTLISHAQLSRGRGRVIYWTLLAVVVAGFTLVFLGPLYWMVTGALKSGQEIAQTPPTLFPKDPQPQNYIDAWNNLALAKLLFNTFYYAVGAVLFQLVFDTAAAYSLSKLRPMFGNVILALMLGTLMIPAMVLIVPQYVTVIDLPIVHINLLDSPFAIWLPLVANAFNIFLLKRFFDSIPEELMAAALMDGATPLRTLWSIILPLSRPILGVVSIFAVTAVWKDFLWPKLVMPSPETRTVSVGIYAFAGGTPMNVVIAASVIAAIPTVIIFLIFQRNIMSGLTAGSVKG; translated from the coding sequence ATGGCACAGGACTCCGGAACCCGGACCCTCATCTCTCATGCCCAGCTCAGTCGGGGGCGTGGCAGGGTCATCTACTGGACGCTGCTCGCCGTCGTCGTCGCGGGCTTCACACTCGTCTTCCTCGGGCCGCTCTACTGGATGGTCACCGGCGCGCTCAAGTCCGGCCAGGAGATCGCGCAGACCCCACCCACGCTGTTCCCGAAGGATCCCCAGCCGCAGAACTACATCGACGCCTGGAACAACCTGGCCCTCGCCAAGCTGCTGTTCAACACCTTCTACTACGCGGTTGGCGCGGTGCTGTTCCAACTCGTCTTCGACACCGCTGCGGCGTACTCCCTGTCCAAGCTTCGACCGATGTTCGGCAACGTGATCCTCGCCCTGATGCTGGGAACGCTGATGATCCCGGCGATGGTCCTCATCGTCCCGCAGTACGTGACGGTGATCGACCTGCCGATCGTGCACATCAACCTGCTCGATTCCCCGTTTGCCATCTGGTTGCCGTTGGTCGCGAACGCGTTCAACATCTTCCTGTTGAAACGGTTCTTCGACTCGATTCCCGAGGAGTTGATGGCGGCGGCCCTCATGGACGGGGCGACGCCGCTGCGCACGCTCTGGTCGATCATCCTGCCGCTGTCGCGTCCCATCCTCGGCGTCGTCTCGATCTTCGCCGTGACGGCGGTCTGGAAGGACTTCCTCTGGCCGAAGTTGGTCATGCCGTCGCCAGAGACCCGGACGGTCAGCGTCGGCATCTACGCCTTCGCCGGTGGTACGCCCATGAACGTCGTCATCGCCGCGTCGGTCATCGCCGCGATCCCGACCGTCATCATCTTCCTGATCTTCCAGCGGAACATCATGTCCGGTCTGACCGCAGGAAGCGTCAAGGGATAG
- a CDS encoding carbohydrate ABC transporter permease, with the protein MAITTVPETPRKPGRPPSPYSARPQRTSLGRKVRDNLTGHAFLIGAVLCFVVFSWYPMVRGIVMSFQRTRRGETTWVGWDNYSRIIADPSFWPAWQNTFYFTVLALVLGYAVPFFVAILLNEFRHAKGYLRILVYLPVMLPPASALFLFKFYAYDPSEAGLFNAILKALHLPTSQWMQSPEMTMPAMVIASTWMNMGGAVLIYLASLQNIPGELYEAAELDGAGIWRRIRHVTIPQTRLILALLAMLQIVATMQLFIEPLILANGAGAEDSATSVAYLIYQHGFFQNDLNGAAALGVIMLVVLAGFSAVYVRLTAKQD; encoded by the coding sequence TTGGCGATCACCACCGTCCCGGAGACCCCCAGGAAACCGGGCCGCCCGCCGTCGCCGTACTCGGCGAGGCCGCAGCGAACCAGCCTCGGCCGCAAGGTACGGGACAACCTCACCGGTCACGCGTTCCTGATCGGCGCGGTGCTCTGCTTCGTCGTCTTCTCCTGGTACCCGATGGTCCGCGGCATCGTGATGAGCTTCCAGCGCACCAGGCGCGGCGAGACCACCTGGGTGGGCTGGGACAACTACTCCCGCATCATCGCCGACCCCAGCTTCTGGCCTGCCTGGCAGAACACGTTCTACTTCACGGTGCTCGCCCTCGTCCTCGGGTACGCGGTGCCGTTCTTCGTGGCGATCCTGCTCAACGAGTTCCGGCACGCCAAGGGTTACCTGCGCATCCTGGTCTACCTACCGGTGATGCTGCCCCCGGCGTCCGCGCTGTTCCTCTTCAAGTTCTACGCGTACGACCCCAGCGAGGCTGGGCTCTTCAACGCGATCCTGAAGGCGCTGCACCTGCCCACCTCGCAGTGGATGCAGTCGCCCGAGATGACGATGCCGGCGATGGTGATCGCGTCGACCTGGATGAACATGGGTGGCGCCGTACTGATCTACCTGGCGTCGTTGCAGAACATTCCTGGCGAGCTCTACGAGGCCGCCGAGCTCGACGGCGCCGGGATCTGGCGGCGCATCCGCCACGTGACGATCCCGCAGACCCGGCTGATCCTCGCGCTCCTGGCGATGCTGCAGATCGTCGCCACGATGCAGCTCTTCATCGAGCCATTGATCCTCGCCAACGGTGCGGGCGCGGAGGACTCCGCGACCTCGGTGGCGTACCTCATCTACCAGCACGGGTTCTTCCAGAACGACCTCAACGGCGCCGCCGCGCTGGGCGTGATCATGCTCGTGGTGCTGGCCGGCTTCTCCGCCGTGTACGTGCGGCTGACTGCGAAACAGGACTAG
- a CDS encoding glycoside hydrolase family 13 protein has product MIYQVYPRSFADGNGDGIGDIAGIRSRLNHLSALGIDAIWFSPWYPSPMADAGYDVSDYRDIDPVFGSLVEAEALIAEAHALGIRTIVDVVPNHCSDAHPWFQAALAGGPDAPERDLFWFRPGRGPNGDQRPTDWIGEFGGETWTRTTNPDGTPGDWYLHLFAPQQPDFNWDHPRVREEFEDILRFWFDRGVDGIRIDSAGLLVKDGTLPEVQPDQPHPFHDLDGVHDIYRGWRRVADEYADRALIGEVWLPDRQRFANYLRPDELHAAFNFDFLGCAWDASALRESIDGTLSAHAPVNAPATWVLSNHDVTRHVTRYGRADTRFSFAAKREGTPTDLELGTRRARAAALLSLSLPGAAYVYQGEELGLYEVEDIPYALRQDPMWERSGRIDPGRDGCRVPLPWAGDEPPFEFSPAGAAAPWLPQPADWKGRTARAQTGDSASMLELYRAAIQARRAEPALGDGELTWLPAPEGVLAFSRGGGFSCLVNLSDVPVPMPAQGELVLASGPLDDGLLPSDTAVWLRTAESADGAALT; this is encoded by the coding sequence GTGATCTACCAGGTGTATCCCCGGAGCTTCGCGGATGGCAACGGCGACGGCATCGGCGACATCGCCGGCATCCGGTCGCGGCTGAATCACCTGTCCGCGCTCGGCATCGACGCGATCTGGTTCAGCCCCTGGTACCCCTCCCCGATGGCCGACGCCGGCTACGACGTGTCCGACTACCGCGACATCGACCCGGTCTTCGGCAGCCTCGTCGAGGCGGAGGCGCTGATCGCGGAGGCGCACGCGCTGGGCATCCGGACCATCGTCGACGTGGTGCCCAACCACTGCTCGGACGCGCACCCCTGGTTCCAGGCGGCGCTCGCCGGCGGGCCCGACGCGCCGGAACGGGACCTGTTCTGGTTCCGGCCCGGCCGGGGCCCGAACGGCGACCAGCGGCCCACCGACTGGATCGGTGAGTTCGGTGGCGAGACCTGGACCCGCACCACCAACCCGGACGGCACCCCCGGCGACTGGTACCTGCACCTGTTCGCCCCGCAGCAGCCGGACTTCAACTGGGACCACCCCCGGGTACGGGAGGAATTCGAGGACATCCTGCGGTTCTGGTTCGACCGGGGGGTGGACGGCATCCGGATTGACTCGGCCGGGCTGCTGGTCAAGGACGGCACACTGCCCGAGGTCCAGCCCGACCAGCCGCACCCGTTCCACGACCTCGACGGGGTGCACGACATCTACCGGGGCTGGCGCCGGGTCGCCGACGAGTACGCCGACCGCGCGCTGATCGGTGAGGTGTGGCTGCCGGACCGGCAGCGGTTCGCCAACTACCTGCGCCCGGACGAGCTGCACGCGGCGTTCAACTTCGACTTCCTCGGCTGCGCGTGGGACGCCTCGGCGCTGCGCGAGAGCATCGACGGCACCCTGAGCGCGCACGCGCCGGTCAACGCGCCGGCCACCTGGGTGCTCTCGAACCATGACGTCACCCGGCACGTCACCCGCTACGGGCGGGCGGACACCAGGTTCAGCTTCGCCGCCAAGCGCGAGGGGACCCCCACCGACCTGGAGTTGGGCACCCGCCGGGCCCGGGCCGCCGCGCTGCTGTCGCTGTCGCTGCCCGGCGCCGCCTACGTCTACCAGGGCGAGGAGTTGGGCCTCTACGAGGTCGAGGACATTCCGTACGCGCTGCGTCAGGACCCGATGTGGGAACGTTCCGGTCGGATCGACCCCGGGCGGGACGGCTGCCGCGTACCGCTGCCCTGGGCGGGTGACGAGCCGCCGTTCGAGTTCAGCCCCGCCGGTGCCGCCGCGCCCTGGCTGCCCCAGCCTGCCGACTGGAAGGGCCGGACCGCCCGTGCGCAGACCGGCGACTCGGCCTCGATGCTGGAGCTGTACCGGGCGGCGATCCAGGCCCGACGGGCCGAGCCGGCGCTCGGTGACGGCGAGCTGACCTGGCTGCCGGCCCCGGAAGGGGTGCTCGCGTTCAGCCGCGGCGGTGGCTTCAGCTGCCTGGTCAACCTCTCCGACGTCCCGGTTCCGATGCCAGCCCAGGGGGAGTTGGTGCTGGCCAGTGGGCCGCTTGACGACGGGTTGCTGCCGTCGGACACCGCGGTCTGGCTGCGTACCGCCGAATCAGCGGACGGAGCCGCGCTGACCTGA
- a CDS encoding ABC transporter substrate-binding protein has product MSVPQYRKAAAVALVAGLGLSLTACSTKSDDKDSTAGGKVTITVDCQPVGAQKELLKNWNDDVAEFQKQNPDIIIKSVSVGEQCNNPPDFTARLAGGTVTDVFYGYMTDLQQVLDSGQAMDISQYTNKDTIPTWDSVDPALKGVFTDGGKLYAVPVKNYSMGLVYNKVLFQQAGLDANNPPKTWADVRAAAKKISALGNGIAGYSEYSAGNTGGWHFTSLLYSQGGQVLTADGKKADFNNAMGKQVLQNIKDMRYGDNSMGARQLLQWGDLLTNAGAGKVGMFIGAPDATQAIVSQFQGKFQDWAMSPLPGQDGAAKGTLGGGEGYFFKKDLTPEQVKAGLKWIAYQKLTPGKGQFDYVRAKPQNYPVGLPQPLLFANGSEAQKQELELRKANANVDTANFALFEATPVTIKGEPRNAQAVYAVLDAAMSGVLTNPNSNIDALLKTAEEKVNQLLAAES; this is encoded by the coding sequence ATGTCCGTACCGCAATACCGAAAGGCTGCGGCGGTTGCGCTCGTGGCCGGCCTGGGGCTCAGCCTCACGGCATGCTCCACGAAGAGCGACGACAAGGACTCGACCGCCGGCGGCAAGGTCACCATCACGGTTGACTGCCAGCCGGTCGGTGCTCAGAAAGAGCTGTTGAAGAACTGGAACGACGACGTCGCCGAGTTCCAGAAGCAGAACCCGGACATCATCATCAAGAGCGTCAGCGTCGGCGAGCAGTGCAACAACCCGCCGGACTTCACCGCTCGCCTCGCCGGCGGCACCGTCACCGACGTGTTCTACGGGTACATGACCGACCTCCAGCAGGTGCTCGACTCCGGTCAGGCGATGGACATCAGCCAGTACACCAACAAGGACACGATCCCGACCTGGGACAGCGTCGACCCGGCGCTCAAGGGGGTCTTCACCGACGGCGGCAAGCTCTACGCCGTTCCGGTGAAGAACTACTCGATGGGCCTGGTCTACAACAAGGTCCTGTTCCAGCAGGCGGGGCTCGACGCGAACAACCCGCCCAAGACCTGGGCCGACGTCCGGGCCGCCGCCAAGAAGATCTCCGCGCTCGGCAACGGCATCGCCGGCTACTCGGAGTACAGCGCCGGAAACACCGGCGGTTGGCACTTCACCTCCCTGCTCTACTCGCAGGGCGGCCAGGTGCTCACGGCGGACGGCAAGAAGGCCGACTTCAACAACGCCATGGGTAAGCAGGTCCTGCAGAACATCAAGGACATGCGGTACGGCGACAACAGCATGGGCGCACGCCAGCTGCTGCAGTGGGGCGACCTGCTGACGAACGCCGGCGCGGGCAAGGTCGGCATGTTCATCGGTGCACCGGACGCCACCCAGGCGATCGTCAGCCAGTTCCAGGGCAAGTTCCAGGACTGGGCGATGAGCCCGCTGCCCGGCCAGGACGGCGCGGCCAAGGGAACGCTCGGCGGTGGCGAGGGTTACTTCTTCAAGAAGGACCTCACTCCGGAGCAGGTCAAGGCCGGTCTCAAGTGGATCGCGTACCAGAAGTTGACGCCGGGCAAGGGACAGTTCGACTACGTCCGGGCCAAGCCGCAGAACTACCCGGTTGGTCTGCCCCAGCCGCTGCTCTTCGCCAACGGCAGTGAGGCGCAGAAGCAGGAGCTCGAGCTGCGTAAGGCGAACGCCAACGTCGACACCGCGAACTTCGCGCTCTTCGAGGCGACCCCGGTCACGATCAAGGGTGAGCCGCGCAACGCGCAGGCGGTCTACGCGGTGCTCGACGCCGCGATGTCCGGTGTGCTGACCAACCCGAACTCGAACATCGACGCGCTGCTCAAGACCGCCGAGGAGAAGGTCAACCAACTCCTCGCCGCCGAGAGCTGA
- a CDS encoding galactose-binding domain-containing protein produces MANHTTGTPHHLRHPARAGLAAIAATLLAATSLTALAVTGTATPASAAGLSPFDIAGRGATVPFVEQEAEEVAHNGTKIGPDRRYGTLPSEASGREAVTLDAVGEYVEFTLSAPANAVTFRYSLPDNSAGTGRDAAIDLRANGTLLKSVPVTSKYGWYYGGYPFNNNPGDTNPHHFYDETRAMFGGTQPAGTKIRFQVSSTAQSPSFTIDLADFELVAPAISKPSGVLDVVTDFGADPSGATDSTAKFQAAVDAGKAQGRAVWIPTGTFTLWDHVVVDGVTLRGAGPWYSVLGGRHPTERNRSVGIYGKYVPGGGYTGPVRSHEANGPSRNVTLRDFAIIGDIRERIDDDQVNALGGAMTNSVVDNLWLENTKVGAWMDGPMDNFTIRNSRILDQTADGVNFHTGVTNSTVTNTFVRNTGDDALAMWAQSVPNVNNSFTFNTIGVTLLANHLVSYGGRDIKITDNVTADSLTNGGGIHVANRYPGVQGATGVQGTWTIARNTLIRNGNSDYNWNFGVGAIWFSALNEAFQNPTINITDTDILDSSYAALHWIEGQTNGINLNNVRIDGAGTYALQVQANSQVSFTNVRATNIAQSNPIHNCVGSGFQITQGSGNSGWYTPTPYCGPWPNPQWGGGPTTPPPTSPAPTTPPPTTPPPTTPPPTGGNLALGRPTTATSTNQSYTAANVVDGNAASYWESANNAFPQSVTIDLGASRSVDRVVLKLPSGWEQRTQTLSVLGSTDGSSYATLASSAGRVFAPGTGNTVSIGLPSGDRRYIRVTVTGNTGWPAAQLSEVEVYGGTSSTPPPTTPPPTTPPPTTPPPTTPPPSGNLAAGRSITETSHSDVYAAPNAVDGNPNTYWESANNAFPQSLTVDLGANRTVSRVVLKLPPSSAWQTRTQTLSVLGSTNGSTFATLKTSAGYTFNPGSGNTVTVTFTATSQRYLRLTITGNTGWPAGQLSEFEVYSS; encoded by the coding sequence ATGGCCAACCACACCACCGGCACCCCGCACCATCTCCGACACCCGGCCCGGGCAGGGTTGGCCGCCATCGCCGCCACCCTGCTCGCCGCCACATCGTTGACCGCCCTCGCGGTCACCGGCACCGCGACCCCGGCCTCGGCGGCCGGGCTGTCCCCGTTCGACATCGCCGGCCGGGGCGCCACCGTCCCGTTCGTCGAACAGGAGGCGGAGGAGGTCGCCCACAACGGCACGAAGATCGGCCCGGACCGGCGTTACGGCACGCTGCCGTCCGAGGCGTCCGGCCGGGAGGCGGTCACCCTCGACGCGGTCGGCGAGTACGTCGAGTTCACTCTCAGTGCTCCGGCCAACGCGGTCACCTTCCGGTACAGCCTGCCGGACAACTCGGCAGGCACCGGCCGGGACGCCGCCATCGACCTGCGGGCCAACGGGACCCTGCTGAAGTCGGTCCCGGTGACGTCGAAGTACGGCTGGTACTACGGCGGTTACCCGTTCAACAACAACCCGGGCGACACCAACCCGCACCACTTCTACGACGAGACCCGGGCGATGTTCGGCGGCACCCAGCCCGCCGGCACGAAGATCCGGTTCCAGGTCTCCTCGACCGCCCAGTCGCCCTCGTTCACCATCGACCTGGCCGACTTCGAGCTGGTCGCCCCCGCGATCAGCAAGCCCAGCGGCGTGCTCGACGTGGTCACCGATTTCGGCGCCGACCCGAGCGGCGCGACCGACTCGACCGCGAAGTTCCAGGCGGCGGTCGACGCCGGTAAGGCCCAGGGCAGGGCGGTCTGGATCCCGACGGGCACCTTCACCCTCTGGGACCACGTGGTGGTCGACGGGGTGACCCTGCGCGGCGCCGGCCCCTGGTATTCGGTGCTCGGCGGCCGGCACCCCACCGAGCGGAACAGGTCCGTCGGCATCTACGGCAAGTACGTCCCCGGTGGCGGCTACACCGGCCCGGTCCGCTCGCACGAGGCGAACGGGCCGAGCCGCAACGTCACACTGCGAGACTTCGCCATCATCGGCGACATCCGCGAACGGATCGACGACGACCAGGTCAACGCCCTGGGCGGGGCGATGACCAACTCGGTGGTCGACAACCTGTGGCTGGAGAACACCAAGGTCGGGGCGTGGATGGACGGCCCGATGGACAACTTCACCATCCGCAACAGCCGAATCCTGGACCAGACCGCGGACGGGGTGAACTTCCACACCGGCGTGACCAACTCGACGGTGACGAACACGTTCGTCCGCAACACCGGCGACGACGCGTTGGCGATGTGGGCGCAGAGCGTGCCGAACGTCAACAACTCCTTCACCTTCAACACCATCGGCGTGACCCTGCTGGCGAACCACCTGGTCAGCTACGGCGGCCGGGACATCAAGATCACCGATAACGTGACCGCCGACTCGCTGACCAACGGCGGCGGCATCCACGTCGCCAACCGCTACCCGGGTGTGCAGGGTGCCACCGGGGTCCAGGGCACCTGGACGATCGCCCGGAACACGCTGATCCGTAACGGCAACTCGGACTACAACTGGAACTTCGGCGTCGGCGCGATCTGGTTCTCCGCACTCAACGAGGCGTTCCAGAACCCCACCATCAACATCACCGACACCGACATCCTGGACAGCTCGTACGCGGCCCTGCACTGGATCGAGGGCCAGACCAACGGGATCAACCTCAACAACGTGCGGATCGACGGCGCCGGCACGTACGCGCTCCAGGTGCAGGCGAACAGCCAGGTGTCCTTCACCAACGTCCGGGCCACCAACATCGCGCAGAGCAACCCGATCCACAACTGCGTCGGCAGCGGTTTCCAGATCACCCAGGGCTCCGGCAACTCCGGCTGGTACACCCCGACCCCGTACTGCGGGCCGTGGCCGAACCCGCAGTGGGGCGGTGGACCCACCACCCCGCCCCCGACCAGCCCGGCCCCCACCACCCCGCCTCCCACCACGCCGCCCCCCACCACGCCGCCCCCGACCGGCGGGAACCTGGCGCTGGGCCGACCGACGACCGCGACCAGCACCAACCAGAGCTACACGGCGGCCAACGTGGTGGACGGCAACGCGGCCAGCTACTGGGAGAGCGCCAACAACGCCTTCCCCCAGTCGGTCACCATCGACCTGGGCGCGTCCCGGTCGGTCGACCGGGTGGTGCTCAAGCTGCCCAGCGGTTGGGAGCAACGCACCCAGACGCTGTCGGTGCTCGGCTCCACCGACGGCTCGTCCTACGCCACCCTGGCGTCGTCGGCCGGTCGGGTCTTCGCCCCCGGCACGGGTAACACCGTGTCGATCGGGCTGCCCTCCGGTGACCGTCGCTACATCCGGGTCACCGTCACCGGCAACACCGGCTGGCCGGCCGCGCAACTCTCCGAGGTCGAGGTGTACGGCGGCACGTCCAGCACGCCACCGCCCACCACACCACCCCCGACCACCCCGCCGCCAACCACGCCCCCGCCGACCACGCCTCCGCCCAGCGGCAACCTGGCGGCCGGGCGGTCCATCACCGAGACCAGCCACTCCGACGTGTACGCCGCCCCCAACGCGGTGGACGGCAACCCGAACACGTACTGGGAGAGCGCCAACAACGCGTTCCCGCAGTCACTGACGGTGGACCTGGGTGCCAACCGGACGGTGTCCCGGGTCGTGCTGAAGCTCCCACCGTCATCGGCCTGGCAGACGCGCACGCAGACGCTCTCGGTGCTCGGGTCCACCAACGGATCGACGTTCGCGACCCTGAAAACGTCCGCCGGCTACACCTTCAATCCGGGCAGCGGCAACACGGTCACCGTGACCTTCACGGCGACCAGCCAGCGGTACCTGCGGCTGACCATCACCGGCAACACCGGCTGGCCAGCGGGTCAGCTCAGCGAGTTCGAGGTGTATTCCAGCTAG